A genomic region of Herbaspirillum sp. DW155 contains the following coding sequences:
- a CDS encoding heavy metal sensor histidine kinase: MNADASAVRGWTLTSRVTALFALMTALVVTGLGFYLDRAANDALSQRADQALIGRVEHFRNLMHDLYNVEQMEQRPALFESMMGNEQDVRIFRRQGEAPFIQSNPDHLLPPPMTPLPVGSPVSAASLQTSHRPDGVRVRWVSALADVGKGGQGGDRVEIVAAYVMVQEDRMMHSYRWRIAGAAGAAILLTSLLGFLLLRRGLQPLEAMSQRAAQITPDRLSTRLEQDGMPAELRRVALSFNAMLDRLEAGYDHLTQFSGDLAHEIRTPINVLMGQSQVALGQRRSLDEYEQLLESNVEELQRLARIVENILFLAQADHATLAVECSALDLHEELGKVTEYFEGIADERGLRFELQAQGSCHANRDMWRRAVSNLVINAVRYGQAHSIIRIQAEGDASGCRILVDNRCEGVTPHAMARMFDRFYRGDRSRSAFTESNGLGLAIVKAIMALHGGTATVQCPQPGWIRFSLVFPAATGTQMQLV; encoded by the coding sequence ATGAACGCCGATGCATCTGCCGTGCGCGGCTGGACCCTGACCTCGCGCGTCACCGCCCTGTTTGCACTGATGACCGCGCTGGTGGTGACCGGCCTGGGTTTCTACCTGGACCGCGCCGCCAACGATGCCCTGTCCCAGCGCGCCGACCAGGCGCTGATCGGGCGCGTGGAACACTTCCGCAACCTGATGCACGACCTCTACAACGTCGAGCAGATGGAGCAGCGTCCGGCGCTGTTCGAAAGCATGATGGGCAACGAGCAGGATGTGCGTATCTTCCGCCGCCAAGGTGAAGCCCCCTTCATCCAGAGCAATCCCGACCATCTGCTGCCCCCGCCCATGACACCGCTGCCGGTGGGCAGCCCGGTCAGCGCGGCCAGCCTGCAGACCAGCCATCGTCCCGATGGCGTGCGGGTGCGCTGGGTGTCGGCGCTGGCCGATGTGGGCAAGGGTGGCCAGGGCGGCGACCGGGTGGAAATCGTGGCGGCCTACGTGATGGTGCAGGAAGACCGCATGATGCACAGCTACCGCTGGCGCATCGCCGGCGCGGCCGGGGCGGCGATCCTGCTGACCTCGCTGCTGGGCTTCCTGCTGCTGCGGCGCGGACTGCAGCCGCTGGAGGCGATGAGCCAGCGCGCCGCCCAGATCACCCCGGATCGTCTGTCCACCCGCCTGGAGCAGGACGGCATGCCGGCCGAACTGCGGCGCGTGGCGCTGTCCTTCAATGCCATGCTGGATCGGCTGGAGGCCGGCTACGATCACCTCACGCAGTTCTCGGGCGACCTGGCCCATGAGATCCGCACCCCCATCAATGTGCTGATGGGCCAGAGCCAGGTCGCGCTGGGCCAGCGTCGCAGTCTGGACGAATATGAACAATTGCTCGAATCGAACGTGGAGGAATTGCAGCGCCTCGCCCGCATCGTCGAGAACATCCTGTTCCTGGCCCAGGCCGACCATGCCACGCTGGCCGTGGAGTGCAGCGCGCTGGACCTGCATGAAGAACTGGGCAAGGTGACCGAATACTTCGAAGGCATCGCCGACGAACGCGGCCTGCGCTTCGAACTGCAGGCGCAGGGCAGCTGCCACGCCAACCGCGACATGTGGCGCCGGGCCGTCAGCAACCTGGTCATCAATGCGGTGCGCTATGGCCAGGCCCACAGCATCATCCGCATCCAGGCCGAAGGCGATGCCAGCGGCTGCCGCATCCTGGTGGACAACCGCTGCGAGGGCGTCACGCCCCATGCGATGGCGCGCATGTTCGACCGTTTCTATCGCGGCGATCGCTCGCGCAGCGCCTTCACCGAATCCAACGGCCTGGGGCTGGCCATCGTCAAGGCCATCATGGCCTTGCATGGCGGCACGGCGACGGTGCAATGTCCGCAACCGGGGTGGATCCGCTTCAGCCTGGTGTTCCCTGCCGCGACCGGGACGCAAATGCAGCTGGTTTGA
- a CDS encoding GbsR/MarR family transcriptional regulator, with protein MENTVLTPMMQRFISHFGEMGSRWGINRTVGQIYALLYICGRALNADEIAEYLSFSRSNVSMGLKELQSWRLVKLLHKPNDRREYFEPPGDIWEIFKVLLEERRRREIEPTLSMLRDALLEAPGNKEDKEAQKRMRQMYELIELSSSWFDDVQRLSPQTLVSLMKMGSKVKKLLDVRDKFRVVGGASEKE; from the coding sequence ATGGAAAACACCGTACTCACGCCCATGATGCAGCGTTTCATCAGCCATTTCGGCGAGATGGGCAGCCGCTGGGGCATCAATCGCACCGTCGGCCAGATCTATGCCTTGCTCTATATCTGCGGGCGCGCGCTCAATGCCGACGAGATTGCCGAGTACCTCAGTTTTTCGCGTTCCAACGTCAGCATGGGACTCAAGGAACTGCAGTCCTGGCGACTGGTGAAACTGCTGCACAAACCCAATGACCGCCGTGAATATTTCGAACCGCCAGGCGACATCTGGGAAATCTTCAAGGTGCTGCTGGAGGAACGCCGCCGCCGCGAGATCGAGCCGACGCTCTCCATGCTGCGCGACGCCCTGCTGGAAGCACCCGGCAACAAGGAAGACAAGGAGGCGCAAAAGCGCATGCGCCAGATGTATGAACTGATTGAGCTCTCCAGTTCCTGGTTCGACGACGTGCAGCGCCTGTCGCCGCAAACGCTGGTATCGCTCATGAAGATGGGTTCCAAGGTCAAGAAGCTGCTGGACGTGCGCGACAAGTTCCGCGTCGTCGGCGGCGCCAGTGAAAAGGAGTAA
- the cydP gene encoding cytochrome oxidase putative small subunit CydP: MQLTHPSRKRPWQWPRLTRLPLGVEITVLLVIKIALITVLAKTFFAHPEAKHMQMPVQSVEQRMLSFTSPAATAQHQDLSAKQQPE, translated from the coding sequence ATGCAACTCACACACCCGTCCCGCAAACGGCCGTGGCAATGGCCACGCCTGACCCGGCTGCCGCTGGGGGTGGAAATCACCGTGCTGCTGGTGATCAAGATCGCCCTCATCACGGTGCTGGCCAAGACCTTCTTCGCACATCCCGAAGCCAAGCACATGCAGATGCCGGTGCAAAGCGTGGAGCAGCGCATGCTGTCCTTCACCTCGCCTGCGGCAACCGCACAACACCAAGACCTATCCGCCAAACAACAACCGGAGTAA
- a CDS encoding cytochrome ubiquinol oxidase subunit I: MVPIDEVVSLSRLQFAVTALYHFLFVPLTLGLSWILVIMESVYVMTGNQIYKDMTRFWGKLFGINFAMGVATGITLEFQFGTNWSYYSHYVGDIFGTPLAIEGLMAFFMESTFVGLFFFGWDKLSRKQHLIVTVLVAVGSNLSALWILIANGWMNNPVGAEFNFETMRMELVSMTDVIFNPVAQVKFVHTVAAGYVTASMFVLGISAWYLLKARDTAFALRSFAVAAGFGLAATLSVIVLGDESGYTAGEVNKVKLAAIEAEWDTHPAPAGLTLFGLPNEKEQRTDYAVKIPYVLGLIGTRSVDMQVLGIKDLKKENEVRIRNGMLAYAALTRLKSGDKSPEARAEFNKLKKDLGYGLLLKKYTNNVVDATPEQIALAVDDTIPKVAPMFWSFRGMVGLGFLFLFIFAASFWFLAKKQLAPQRWLLRLAVIAIPLPWIAAELGWVVAEYGRQPWTIAGILPTHLSASSLQPGSLYFSLAGFVLFYTFLLVVEMILMFKYARLGPSSLHTGQYHWENKGHESSPGDVLPPPLNPAANAGSH, from the coding sequence ATGGTTCCCATCGATGAAGTCGTCTCGCTGTCACGGCTGCAGTTTGCCGTTACGGCGCTCTATCACTTCCTGTTCGTCCCCTTGACGCTAGGCCTGTCCTGGATTCTGGTCATTATGGAGTCGGTCTACGTCATGACCGGCAACCAGATCTACAAAGACATGACCCGCTTCTGGGGCAAGCTGTTCGGCATCAACTTCGCCATGGGCGTGGCCACCGGCATCACGCTGGAATTCCAGTTCGGTACCAACTGGTCCTATTACTCGCACTACGTGGGCGACATCTTCGGCACCCCGCTGGCCATCGAAGGCCTGATGGCCTTCTTCATGGAATCGACCTTCGTGGGCCTGTTCTTCTTCGGCTGGGACAAGCTCTCGCGCAAGCAGCATCTGATCGTCACCGTGCTGGTGGCGGTGGGTTCAAACCTGTCGGCGCTGTGGATCCTGATCGCCAACGGCTGGATGAACAATCCCGTGGGCGCCGAATTCAACTTCGAGACCATGCGCATGGAGCTGGTCAGCATGACCGACGTCATCTTCAACCCGGTGGCGCAGGTCAAGTTCGTGCATACCGTAGCGGCCGGATATGTCACGGCATCCATGTTCGTGCTGGGCATCTCCGCCTGGTATCTGCTCAAGGCGCGCGACACCGCTTTTGCGCTGCGCTCCTTTGCAGTGGCCGCCGGTTTCGGCCTGGCCGCCACGCTCTCGGTGATCGTGCTGGGCGACGAATCGGGCTATACCGCCGGTGAAGTCAACAAGGTCAAGCTGGCCGCCATCGAAGCCGAGTGGGACACCCACCCTGCCCCGGCCGGCCTGACCCTGTTCGGCCTGCCCAACGAGAAGGAGCAACGCACCGACTACGCCGTCAAGATTCCCTATGTGCTGGGCCTGATCGGGACACGCTCGGTCGATATGCAGGTGCTGGGCATCAAGGATCTGAAGAAGGAAAACGAAGTCCGCATCCGCAACGGCATGCTGGCCTATGCCGCGCTGACCAGGCTGAAGTCCGGCGACAAGTCGCCCGAGGCACGCGCCGAGTTCAACAAGCTCAAGAAGGATCTGGGCTACGGCTTGCTGCTCAAGAAGTACACCAACAACGTGGTCGATGCCACGCCCGAACAGATCGCCCTGGCCGTGGATGACACCATCCCCAAGGTAGCGCCCATGTTCTGGTCCTTCCGTGGCATGGTGGGGCTGGGCTTCCTGTTCCTGTTCATCTTCGCGGCTTCGTTCTGGTTCCTGGCCAAGAAGCAGCTGGCCCCGCAACGCTGGTTGCTGCGCCTGGCCGTGATCGCCATCCCGCTGCCCTGGATCGCCGCCGAACTGGGCTGGGTCGTGGCCGAATATGGCCGCCAGCCGTGGACCATCGCCGGCATCCTGCCGACCCATCTGTCGGCTTCCTCGCTGCAACCGGGCAGCCTCTACTTCAGCCTGGCCGGTTTCGTGCTGTTCTACACCTTCCTGCTGGTGGTGGAGATGATCCTGATGTTCAAGTACGCACGCCTGGGCCCGAGCAGCCTGCACACCGGCCAGTACCACTGGGAGAACAAGGGCCATGAAAGCAGCCCCGGCGACGTCCTGCCGCCGCCCCTGAATCCGGCCGCCAACGCCGGCAGCCACTAA
- the cydB gene encoding cytochrome d ubiquinol oxidase subunit II produces MIFDYETLKLIWWAFVGVLIIGFALTDGFDFGVGIMLPFAAKDDTERRILINSIGPTWEGNQTWLITAGGATFAAWPLVYATAFSGFYIALMVLLFSLFFRPVGFDYRSKVADPRWRNAWDWGLFIGGFVPPLICGVAFGNLLLGVPFHYDDSMRVEYTGSFFALLNPFGLLAGLLSVAMLLMHGAAFAFVKTDAAIAERSRKTVIGAALVTVLLFIAGGFWVAHMPGYRITAMPDVNTAFTPLAKTVEVVTGAWFDNYAKWPVTKLFPALGVAGAVLAALLALVRSARLAFIASGLSVTGIILTAGMSLFPFVMPSSLDAKSSLTMWDAVSSHKTLGLMFWMVLIFLPIILVYTGWVYRVVKGKVTARDIHENEHTAY; encoded by the coding sequence ATGATCTTCGATTACGAAACACTCAAACTGATCTGGTGGGCCTTCGTGGGCGTACTCATCATCGGTTTTGCACTGACCGATGGCTTCGACTTCGGCGTGGGCATCATGCTGCCCTTCGCCGCCAAGGACGATACCGAGCGCCGCATCCTGATCAACTCCATCGGCCCCACCTGGGAAGGCAACCAGACCTGGCTCATCACCGCCGGCGGCGCCACCTTCGCAGCCTGGCCGCTGGTCTATGCGACGGCCTTCTCGGGCTTCTACATCGCCCTGATGGTGTTGCTGTTCTCGCTCTTCTTCCGTCCGGTCGGCTTCGACTACCGCAGCAAGGTGGCCGATCCGCGCTGGCGCAATGCCTGGGACTGGGGCCTGTTCATCGGTGGTTTCGTGCCGCCCCTGATCTGCGGCGTGGCCTTCGGCAACCTGCTCCTGGGCGTGCCCTTCCACTACGACGATTCCATGCGGGTGGAATACACCGGCAGCTTCTTCGCCCTGTTGAACCCCTTCGGCCTGCTGGCGGGCCTGTTGTCGGTGGCCATGCTGCTGATGCACGGCGCGGCGTTTGCCTTCGTGAAGACGGATGCAGCCATTGCTGAACGTTCGCGCAAGACCGTCATCGGCGCCGCGCTGGTGACCGTGCTGCTGTTCATCGCCGGCGGCTTCTGGGTGGCCCACATGCCGGGCTATCGCATCACCGCGATGCCGGACGTCAACACGGCCTTCACTCCCTTGGCCAAGACCGTGGAAGTGGTCACCGGCGCCTGGTTCGACAACTACGCCAAGTGGCCCGTGACCAAGCTGTTCCCGGCACTCGGTGTGGCCGGTGCCGTGCTGGCTGCGCTGCTGGCGCTGGTGCGCAGTGCCCGCCTGGCCTTCATCGCCAGCGGCCTGTCGGTGACCGGCATCATCTTGACGGCCGGCATGTCGCTGTTCCCCTTCGTGATGCCCTCCTCGCTGGATGCCAAGAGCAGCCTGACGATGTGGGATGCAGTCTCCAGCCACAAGACCCTGGGCCTGATGTTCTGGATGGTGCTGATCTTCCTGCCGATCATCCTCGTCTATACCGGCTGGGTCTATCGCGTGGTCAAGGGCAAGGTCACCGCCCGCGACATTCACGAGAACGAACACACTGCGTATTGA
- the cydX gene encoding cytochrome bd-I oxidase subunit CydX, with protein MWYFAWILGIGLALAFGIINVMWLEANYAFGRRKAEETHERFASARAAEKQRRNGR; from the coding sequence ATGTGGTATTTCGCCTGGATACTCGGCATCGGCCTGGCCCTGGCCTTTGGCATCATCAACGTCATGTGGCTGGAAGCCAACTACGCCTTCGGCCGCCGCAAGGCCGAGGAAACCCACGAGCGCTTCGCCAGCGCCCGCGCGGCGGAAAAGCAGCGGCGCAACGGCAGGTAG
- a CDS encoding DUF2867 domain-containing protein, translating into MPASPAPHAEEVAPAARHWALLPGAGFADSYRIRLTPQLAQLNSTEIAERMMASQPAWISTLMQLRDRLVAPLGFKRAGDHGAPAGFPLLLAEPARVVMGLDDSHLDFRLCVEKSPAGTEMAQATDGPWVTVTTVVRTKRLLGEFYLAAILPFHRCVARTLLQGLLRPERTAH; encoded by the coding sequence ATGCCTGCCTCCCCTGCCCCGCACGCCGAAGAAGTCGCGCCCGCAGCCCGTCACTGGGCCCTGCTACCGGGTGCCGGCTTCGCCGACAGTTACCGCATCCGCCTTACGCCGCAGCTGGCGCAATTGAACAGTACCGAAATCGCCGAGCGCATGATGGCCTCGCAACCCGCGTGGATCAGTACGCTGATGCAACTGCGAGACCGCCTGGTGGCGCCGCTGGGATTCAAGCGCGCCGGTGACCACGGCGCCCCGGCGGGTTTTCCGCTGCTGCTGGCCGAACCGGCACGGGTGGTGATGGGGCTGGATGACAGCCATCTTGATTTCCGCCTGTGCGTGGAAAAGTCGCCCGCAGGGACGGAGATGGCGCAGGCGACCGATGGCCCCTGGGTCACCGTCACTACCGTGGTCCGGACCAAGCGCTTGCTGGGGGAGTTCTACCTGGCCGCCATCCTGCCCTTCCATCGCTGCGTCGCGCGGACTTTGCTGCAAGGTTTGCTGCGGCCGGAACGGACTGCGCACTGA
- a CDS encoding organic hydroperoxide resistance protein → MPSNKIEKALYTATATATGGREGSAKSSDGVLDVKLSTPKELGGAGGNGTNPEQLFAAGYSACFLGALKFVAGQAKIAVPADASITGKVGIGQIPGGFGIEAELNISLPGIDRAVAQDLVNKAHQVCPYSNATRDNINVTLNLV, encoded by the coding sequence ATGCCCTCGAACAAGATCGAAAAAGCCCTGTACACCGCCACCGCTACCGCCACTGGCGGCCGTGAAGGTTCGGCCAAGTCCTCCGATGGCGTCCTGGACGTCAAGCTGTCCACCCCGAAGGAATTGGGTGGCGCCGGTGGTAATGGCACCAACCCGGAACAACTGTTCGCCGCCGGTTACTCGGCCTGCTTCCTGGGCGCGCTGAAGTTCGTCGCCGGCCAGGCCAAGATCGCCGTACCCGCTGACGCCAGCATCACCGGCAAGGTCGGCATCGGCCAGATCCCGGGCGGTTTCGGCATCGAAGCCGAACTCAACATCTCGCTGCCGGGCATCGACCGCGCCGTGGCGCAGGATCTGGTGAACAAGGCGCACCAGGTGTGCCCGTACTCCAACGCCACCCGCGACAACATCAACGTGACCCTGAACCTGGTGTAA
- a CDS encoding MarR family transcriptional regulator — protein sequence MQPMDTTHTTNLPDALIDEALLLDNQLCFAMYSASLAMTKAYKKILAPLEITYPQYLVMLVLWERDGVTVSELGTRLFLDSGTLTPLLKRMESMGLLHRNRDAGDERRVVVSLSESGRALRNKARAVPQQMSCMLPALDQIKSLVLALKEVRTGLVNAEDE from the coding sequence ATGCAGCCCATGGACACGACGCACACCACGAATCTTCCGGACGCACTGATCGATGAAGCCCTGCTTCTCGACAACCAGCTGTGTTTTGCGATGTATTCGGCGTCGCTGGCGATGACCAAGGCCTACAAGAAGATCCTGGCCCCGCTGGAGATCACCTATCCGCAATATCTGGTGATGCTGGTGCTGTGGGAAAGGGATGGCGTTACGGTCTCGGAACTGGGCACGCGCCTGTTTCTGGATTCTGGTACGCTGACCCCGCTGCTCAAGCGCATGGAAAGCATGGGCTTGCTGCACCGCAACCGCGATGCCGGCGATGAGCGCCGGGTGGTGGTGAGCCTGAGCGAGTCCGGCCGCGCCCTGCGCAACAAGGCCAGGGCAGTGCCGCAGCAGATGAGCTGCATGCTGCCTGCGCTGGATCAGATCAAGAGCCTGGTGCTGGCCCTGAAGGAAGTCCGCACGGGGCTGGTCAACGCCGAGGATGAATGA
- the earP gene encoding elongation factor P maturation arginine rhamnosyltransferase EarP, translating to MNSQPNPLRTLDLFCKVVDNYGDIGICWRLARQLAHEHGLAVRLWVDDLVSFRRIWPTVDTQAQVQQINGVTVQHWRSQEGEFTAAGVADIVIEFFGCEIPPGYVEAMARRTPKPVWFNLEGLSAEAWVEGCHTLPSPHRSLKLTKYFFFPGFNERTGGLSFEADLQARRQAFLAADEGPAFLARLGVTPAEAQACKVSLFCYDYAPVHELFSAWQASPVPVTCLVPEGVGRTAVESFLAAPMTAGSVATRGALSVRVLPFVPQTDYDKLLWSCDLNFVRGEDSFVRAQWAGRPFIWNIYHQDKNLHHTKLNAFLKIYDPATPAVIDLNRAWNGACPGEPDWHATWQTLQAQLPALNGQAEQWVQKMLANGDWMDNLLDFAARRAAEDWKTAENELK from the coding sequence ATGAATTCCCAGCCCAATCCCCTGCGCACCCTGGACCTGTTCTGCAAGGTCGTCGACAACTATGGCGACATCGGCATCTGCTGGCGTCTGGCGCGGCAGCTGGCGCACGAACACGGTCTGGCCGTGCGGCTGTGGGTGGATGATCTGGTGAGCTTCCGGCGCATCTGGCCGACGGTGGACACGCAGGCGCAAGTCCAGCAGATCAACGGCGTGACCGTGCAGCACTGGCGCAGCCAGGAGGGTGAGTTCACTGCCGCCGGGGTGGCCGACATCGTGATCGAGTTCTTCGGCTGCGAGATCCCGCCCGGCTACGTGGAAGCGATGGCCCGGCGCACGCCCAAACCGGTCTGGTTCAATCTGGAAGGCTTGTCAGCCGAGGCCTGGGTCGAAGGTTGCCATACGCTCCCCTCGCCGCACCGCTCGCTGAAGCTGACCAAGTATTTCTTCTTCCCCGGTTTCAACGAACGCACCGGGGGCCTCAGCTTCGAGGCCGATCTGCAAGCCCGGCGGCAAGCCTTCCTGGCCGCCGATGAAGGCCCCGCCTTCCTGGCACGGCTGGGGGTAACGCCGGCAGAGGCCCAGGCCTGCAAGGTCTCGCTGTTCTGCTACGACTATGCCCCGGTCCACGAACTGTTCTCGGCCTGGCAAGCCTCGCCCGTCCCGGTCACCTGCCTGGTGCCGGAGGGAGTCGGGCGCACGGCCGTAGAGTCCTTCCTGGCCGCGCCCATGACTGCCGGCAGCGTGGCCACGCGCGGCGCGCTGAGCGTGCGCGTGCTGCCCTTCGTGCCGCAGACGGATTACGACAAGCTGCTGTGGAGCTGCGACCTCAATTTCGTCCGGGGTGAAGATTCCTTCGTACGGGCGCAATGGGCCGGTCGCCCTTTCATCTGGAACATCTACCACCAGGACAAGAACCTGCACCACACCAAGCTCAATGCCTTCCTGAAGATCTACGACCCGGCCACACCCGCCGTCATCGACCTCAACCGCGCCTGGAACGGCGCCTGTCCGGGTGAGCCGGACTGGCACGCGACGTGGCAAACCCTGCAAGCGCAATTGCCGGCATTGAACGGACAAGCAGAACAATGGGTGCAGAAGATGTTGGCAAATGGCGACTGGATGGACAATTTGCTGGACTTCGCCGCGCGCCGGGCAGCCGAAGACTGGAAGACTGCCGAAAATGAGTTAAAATAG
- a CDS encoding elongation factor P: MKFAKEIRVGNIIMVDGKPMIVLRSDVNGSSRTGFTYKWKMKNLLTNSPQESVFRGDDKFDVVVLDKKPVTYSYFADPLFVFMDEEYNQYEIEGENMGDAIGYLKDGMQCEAVFYDGKAISVEMPTTIVRKVAYSEPAVKGNTSGNVLKEAKIENAIEANQITVMVPLFVSQDDDIEIDTRTNEYKKVVRG, encoded by the coding sequence ATGAAATTTGCAAAAGAAATCCGCGTCGGCAACATCATTATGGTCGACGGCAAGCCCATGATCGTCCTGCGCTCGGACGTCAACGGTTCTTCCCGTACCGGTTTCACCTACAAGTGGAAGATGAAGAACCTGCTGACCAACAGCCCGCAGGAAAGCGTCTTCCGTGGCGACGACAAGTTCGACGTCGTGGTACTGGACAAGAAGCCGGTGACCTACTCGTACTTCGCTGACCCGCTGTTCGTCTTCATGGACGAAGAGTACAACCAGTACGAAATCGAAGGCGAGAACATGGGCGACGCCATCGGCTACCTGAAGGATGGCATGCAGTGCGAAGCCGTCTTCTACGACGGCAAGGCCATCTCGGTCGAAATGCCGACCACCATCGTGCGCAAGGTTGCCTACTCGGAACCGGCCGTCAAGGGCAACACCTCGGGCAACGTCCTGAAGGAAGCCAAGATCGAAAACGCCATCGAAGCCAACCAGATCACCGTGATGGTGCCGCTGTTCGTGAGCCAGGATGACGACATCGAAATCGACACCCGTACCAACGAGTACAAGAAGGTCGTGCGCGGCTGA
- a CDS encoding FadR/GntR family transcriptional regulator encodes MRAMKTSSSSRPQGSALASLAAASRGKTTLADHVTSVLAQQIRSGEFAPDARLPSEMELTERFSVSRTVIREAISRLKSEGLVGSRRGSGTVVLPVTPATPFRLDLNMDDGRDSIQAVLRVIELRRGVEGEMAALAAQRRTRAQNLAIQQALQAIDAAAAAGRDGVQEDFAFHAAISNAAHNPLYTSLVQFLSQFLHAAIRVARMNEARSNEFVQQVRAEHAALAQAISDGNAEAARAAALRHMENSAQRLQAADRAFWASAEGQAAARDLARVRSGG; translated from the coding sequence ATGCGCGCCATGAAGACTTCCTCCTCCTCCAGGCCGCAGGGTTCAGCCCTGGCTTCGCTGGCCGCCGCCTCGCGCGGCAAAACTACGCTGGCCGATCATGTCACCAGCGTATTGGCGCAACAGATCCGCAGCGGCGAATTTGCGCCTGATGCGCGGCTGCCTTCGGAGATGGAGCTGACGGAACGTTTTTCGGTCAGCCGCACGGTGATCCGCGAAGCGATTTCGCGCCTCAAATCCGAGGGGCTGGTCGGTTCGCGCCGGGGTAGTGGCACCGTGGTGCTGCCGGTCACGCCCGCCACGCCGTTCCGGCTGGACCTGAACATGGACGATGGCCGCGACTCCATCCAGGCGGTGCTGCGGGTGATCGAGCTGCGGCGCGGGGTGGAAGGCGAGATGGCCGCTCTGGCGGCGCAGCGCCGCACGCGCGCGCAGAACCTGGCGATCCAGCAGGCCTTGCAGGCCATCGATGCGGCGGCAGCGGCGGGGCGCGATGGCGTGCAGGAGGATTTCGCCTTTCATGCCGCCATTTCCAACGCCGCGCACAATCCGCTCTACACCTCGCTGGTGCAGTTCCTGAGCCAGTTCCTGCACGCCGCCATTCGCGTGGCGCGCATGAACGAGGCACGCAGCAACGAGTTCGTGCAACAGGTGCGCGCCGAGCATGCGGCGCTGGCGCAAGCCATCAGCGACGGCAATGCCGAGGCCGCACGGGCAGCGGCGTTGCGCCATATGGAAAATTCGGCCCAGCGACTCCAGGCCGCCGACAGGGCCTTCTGGGCCAGTGCGGAAGGGCAGGCGGCAGCGCGCGATCTGGCGCGGGTCAGGAGTGGCGGGTGA
- the denD gene encoding D-erythronate dehydrogenase, with amino-acid sequence MHIVITGGAGFLGSRLARQLLQRGTLTGRDGQPQQIRRITLLDVVPAQGFNDSRIEAVTGDIADAAVIERVITPETHSIFHLAAIVSGHAEADFDLGMKINFDATRVILERARALGTKPRVVFTSSVAVFGGELPAVVPDNTLLMPQSSYGAQKVMGELLVQDYSRKGFIDGRALRMPTISVRPGAPNKAASSFASGIIREPLNGQPSVCPVTPDTRMWLMSPRQAIANLIHGHEINGADLGLARFLSIDGLCVTVREMVDALEQVAGKEVVQLIEWKEDEAIKRIVNSWPGAFEAKRAKALGFTADANFADIIRAHIEDEVKK; translated from the coding sequence ATGCATATCGTCATCACCGGCGGCGCCGGTTTCCTGGGCAGCCGACTGGCGCGCCAGCTGCTGCAGCGCGGCACCCTCACCGGCCGCGACGGCCAGCCGCAACAGATCAGGCGCATCACACTGCTGGACGTGGTGCCGGCCCAGGGTTTCAATGATTCGCGCATCGAAGCCGTCACCGGCGACATCGCCGATGCCGCCGTGATCGAGCGCGTCATCACGCCTGAGACGCACTCCATCTTCCACCTGGCCGCCATCGTCAGCGGCCACGCCGAGGCCGATTTCGACCTGGGCATGAAGATCAACTTCGACGCCACCCGCGTCATCCTGGAACGCGCCCGCGCCCTGGGCACCAAGCCGCGCGTGGTCTTCACCAGCTCGGTGGCGGTGTTCGGCGGCGAGCTGCCGGCCGTGGTCCCCGACAATACCCTGCTGATGCCGCAAAGCTCCTACGGCGCGCAGAAGGTGATGGGTGAACTGCTGGTGCAGGATTACTCGCGCAAGGGCTTCATCGACGGCCGTGCGCTGCGCATGCCGACCATCTCGGTGCGCCCGGGCGCGCCCAACAAGGCGGCCTCCAGCTTCGCCTCGGGCATCATCCGCGAGCCGCTCAACGGCCAGCCTTCGGTCTGCCCGGTCACGCCGGACACCCGCATGTGGCTGATGTCGCCGCGCCAGGCCATCGCCAACCTGATCCACGGCCATGAAATCAACGGCGCCGACCTGGGCCTGGCCCGCTTCCTCTCCATCGACGGCCTGTGCGTGACCGTCAGGGAGATGGTCGATGCGCTGGAACAAGTGGCCGGCAAGGAAGTGGTGCAGCTGATCGAATGGAAGGAAGACGAAGCCATCAAGCGCATCGTCAATTCCTGGCCCGGCGCCTTCGAAGCCAAGCGCGCCAAGGCGCTGGGCTTTACGGCCGATGCCAACTTCGCCGACATCATCCGCGCGCACATCGAGGATGAAGTGAAGAAATAA